A genomic stretch from Lathyrus oleraceus cultivar Zhongwan6 chromosome 2, CAAS_Psat_ZW6_1.0, whole genome shotgun sequence includes:
- the LOC127118334 gene encoding protein ALTERED XYLOGLUCAN 9 translates to MFGAVQLGLFAACVVLFVPMGMAGWHLSRNKVLFFSGALFITLAVGVHLTPYFPSVSDFITSVKSSSVVDDVVVVEDRDSCVSLLHEIAWEVRPSKVFDPFLNNNSLNYDKLWSWSRMNSVESCEFQRLKRNDVLDLLYGSWVMVAGDSQARIFTLSLLSLVLDSERVESARSFLFQRHSDYHIVVDEMGLKLDFIWAPYPNNLTNVVMEFKQKHLYPDVLVMGSGLWHMLHVINASDYGVLLRLLRNSVTSMLPVSPKSGNNEPAIGSVPSVRSPHLFWLGMPTLINSMLNTQKKRERMSDAMQGEYAREVHKSSILREFGGPFQLLDIGSLSLNCGIKCTDDGMHYDEAVYEAELHVMFNALLIESHQKL, encoded by the coding sequence ATGTTTGGTGCTGTTCAGTTGGGGTTATTTGCAGCATGTGTTGTGTTGTTTGTTCCAATGGGTATGGCTGGTTGGCACTTGAGTCGTAACAAAGTTCTCTTTTTTAGTGGTGCACTTTTTATTACTCTTGCTGTTGGTGTTCATCTAACTCCTTATTTCCCTTCTGTTTCTGATTTCATTACATCGGTTAAATCATCTtctgttgttgatgatgttgttgttgttgaagatCGTGATTCGTGTGTTTCTTTGCTTCATGAGATTGCCTGGGAGGTTAGGCCAAGTAAGGTTTTTGACCCTTTTTTGAATAACAATTCTTTGAACTATGACAAGTTGTGGTCTTGGAGTAGAATGAATTCTGTTGAATCATGTGAGTTTCAGAGGCTTAAGAGAAATGATGTTTTGGATTTGCTTTATGGGTCTTGGGTTATGGTTGCAGGGGATTCACAAGCTAGAATCTTTACACTTTCTTTGTTGAGTTTGGTTTTGGATTCGGAGAGGGTCGAATCGGCTAGGAGTTTTTTGTTTCAGAGGCATAGTGATTATCACATTGTTGTTGATGAGATGGGTTTGAAATTGGATTTTATTTGGGCACCTTATCCTAATAATTTGACTAATGTGGTTATGGAGTTTAAGCAGAAACATTTGTATCCTGATGTTTTGGTCATGGGTTCTGGTTTATGGCACATGCTACACGTTATAAATGCGTCTGATTACGGTGTCTTGTTAAGGTTGTTAAGGAATTCTGTGACATCAATGTTGCCTGTTTCGCCGAAATCCGGCAACAACGAACCTGCGATTGGTTCTGTTCCGTCAGTTAGATCTCCGCATTTGTTTTGGTTAGGCATGCCGACTTTGATAAACTCTATGTTGAATACACAAAAGAAGAGGGAGAGGATGAGTGATGCAATGCAAGGTGAGTATGCGAGGGAGGTGCATAAAAGTAGTATATTGAGGGAGTTCGGTGGTCCATTTCAACTACTTGATATAGGGTCATTGAGTTTGAATTGTGGAATCAAATGTACAGATGATGGAATGCATTATGATGAAGCTGTTTATGAAGCTGAACTTCATGTTATGTTCAATGCATTACTTATAGAATCTCATCAGAAGCTCTAA